CTCGGGTCAGGTTCGCCAGTCATAGATGAGCAAAACTACGAGGTGGTAAAACAGTTCCCCCAAACCAGACAGGAATCGGGGTTTAATGTCGTATACGACCGATTTGAGTTCTTATACGTTCCATTTACAACCCCTCGAACGAGTCGTAGTTTCCGACTTCTCTACTATTGATGGCACTGGGGGCGTGTGAGGACGTGTCGTCTTCGGAGTGACGTAACAACGCGCTCCTGATGGTACATACGCACATTGCACCTAACAGCACGTTCACTACAAATCCGCCGAAATCTACTACCGTGTGAATCGTTCTATGACACCCTAACGATAGCAGGGCACTTCGTTCAGTTACCCCCTTTCAAGCACGCTGTTCGGTACACACAGCGACATACGGAATCGACTCCTGAGTCCTGGACCACAACCGACTGCTACGGAACCGAGACGTCAGTCCGGGCTTCACAGATTGCCTCCTGGGCGTGCAACTCGGCTACCGCGGTGTACTCGCCCGACCGCGGGTCCTCCCACTCGGCCTCGTAGGTCGCTTCCTCGCCGGGTGCGATCCGCTCGGAGCTGATCATCTGGGCGAACATTCGACCGTCGGTGTAGCGCCAGACCTCCCGGCCCTCGTCCTCGACGACGAACTCCGCCTTGCAGGCGTCCGAGAACTGCAGTTCGACCGGCTCGGAGCCGGTGTTGGTGACGGTGAACGCGAACGTCACCGCGTCCGATCCCGGCGTCCCCGACGATACCGTCGCCTCGAGCGTCCCCTCGAGTGCCATGCACGGAGATTCGCGAGTGGAGCGTATAGTTCTTCGTCCGGAACGAATCGCGACGTTCCACCCGGCTGCCCGTCCACGATGGCGCGTCTCCGAACTGGAGATCAAAACCGTATCGTACGCTGACCGGGAGTAGTCGGCATGGACCGCTTCCGAAACACGCGCCAGCCCGACTGGGACTGGTGGGGCAAGCTCTGGCCGACGCCGGGTGCGACGCTTCGCCGACTCGGCGTCGATCGCGGGAGGACGCTCGCGGAGGTCGGTTCGGGCAACGGCTACTTCGCGCTCCCGGCCGCCCGGATCACCGAGCCGGGGCCGGTGTACGCCGTCGACCTCGACGAGTCGCTGCTCGCTGAACTCGAGGAACTCGCGGCCCAGCAAGAGATCGAGAACGTCCGGACGGTGCGCGGCGACGCCCGCGAACTCGACCGGATACTTCCCGAGCCGGTCGATACCGTCCTGCTGGCGAACGCGTTTCACGGCATCGACGACCGGGAGACGGTCCTCGAGGCCGCGTCCGCTTCGCTCCGGCCCGGCGGAACGTTCGTCGTCGTCAACTGGCGGGATCGTCCTCGAGCGGAGACGACCGTCGACGGCGAGCCCCGCGGCCCTCCGACCGACCTCCGTGTCGGGGTCGACGAGACGCGCGAGAGCGTTCTCGAGCGCACCGACCTCGCGTTCGAACGGGCGGTCGACCTCCTGCCGCACCACTACGGACTGGTGTTCGCGCGGTAGCGCCGCTCCGGAACAGTACGCATATTTGCGCTCGTCGCTAACTCCGCCGCGTGCAACTGGTCGGCTACGAACCGAGCGGACGGGGGTCGGCGCTGCTCCTGAGCGGCGGCGACGCGGTGGAGCGCCGCGCCCTCGAGTCCGGAGACACGCTCTCCTATTCGCTGGGTTCGCGCCACTGTGCCGGCGTTATCGACGACGGCAAGCACGTTTCCTGCGATCGTCCGGCCGCGCCCTACTGCGAGTACCACACGAGCACGTGGGTCTGTGCCCGCTGTACGGGCACCTGTCTGAAGGACGAGATGGACTGTTACGAGGAGCACGCCGTCTACATCTCCGCGTTCGCGCCGGACACGTTCAAGGTCGGCGTCACCAAGCACCGGCGCCTCGAGACGCGGCTCCGCGAGCAGGGCGCCGATCGAGCGGCCCACGTCCACACGGTCTCGAACGGCCGGATCGCCCGAGAACTCGAGAGCGAGATCGCCGAGTGGCTGGTCGACCGGGTCCGAACCGGGTCGAAGGTCGCGTCGCTTTCGAGCACCGTCGACGAACCGGCCTGGGAGAGGGTCCTCGAGCGGTTCGACGTCGTCGAGCGGTTCGACCTCGAGTACGGACTCGAACTCGACGCCCGTCCGGTTCGCGAGACGATCGCCTCGGGGACGGTCGTCGGCGTCAAGGGACGGCTGCTCGTCCTCGAGACCGGCGGCACGACTTACGCCGTCGACATGCGCGACCTCGTCGGCTACGACCTCGAGGAGGGGAGGACGGATCGGAGCCTCCAGTCCTCGCTCGGATCGTTCGGCTGAAACGAAACGCCGGATCGCTGCAGCGTAAAGTCGTGACATGGCAATCCTTTTCCCCGGTGATCGTGAACTCGGACCTATGACGGACGAAAACGAAGCAAACGGCGACAACGGCGACAACGGCGACGGTGAAGAGAAATCGTTCCGTGAGCGGGTCGAGGAGATCCGCGAAAAGCGAGCCGAAGAGGGCGAAGGCGAGGGCGAGCCGCCGGAGAGTCCGTTCGGCGGTGGCGGCGGCGGTCCCGGCGGCATGGGCGGCGGTGGCGGCAACCCGTTCGCGCAGATGATGGGCGGCATGATGGGCGGCGGCCCCGGCGGTCCCGGCGGACCGGGCGGCCGCGGCCAGGAGGAGAGCAACGAGGAACTCGTCCGCGAAGTCCGACAGCTTCGCGACGAGATGCGCGATCAGACCCGCGCGATCAAGCGCATCGCCGACGCGCTCGAGGACAACTAACGCACATCCTTCGTTTTTTGCCGCTCGCTCTCAGTCTGCGAGCGGCGCGCACACCTGCCGGAATCGATCGACCGAGCGGTCGACCCCGATCGACGTTCGCCGCTCGAGACAGCGCTCCGCGAACGGGGCCGACTCGTCGAGGACGCGCTCGATCGCGTCTGCAAACGCCGCCGGGCGACCCGGCGGGTGATGCAGCCCGATTTCGCCGACGGGACGAGCACGAGGTCGGCGCGGTCGTAGAACCGGCGTACGGGCGTGGACGACGTCGACGCGGGGGAGGGTCCGCGGAACGCGCGGCCGGCCGAGTCGGAACCCGCCGTAGAACGGAAACCCGATACTCGAGACGGGATGGTCCCCGTCACCCGGTTCCTACCCCGTCGCGCCGGGAAAGACGACGTCCATCCGACCGCCGCGTCACACCCACCGATCGCGCCAGGTTCGGACGGTGTAGGCGACGCCGTTGACGGTCGCCAGGTAGGTGTCGGTAAGGGCGGCGACCCGCTCGAGCGTTCCCCCGAACGGTCTCCGCCGTCGCGTAAATGCGTCGGCTCGAGAAGTGGCGCTTACTGCCGACGAATCGAGGGCACCCACCGCTCGAGGTTCACTCGCTCAGAGAGCGACCAGCGGCCGACGAGCACCCGCGAGAGTTCGACGCAGACGTACGCGAGGACGATCCCGGCGAGGACGTCGATCGCCCAGTGGATCCCCAGGTACATCGTCGAGATGGCGACGCTGATCGCCAGCAGGCCTGCGACGGGATACCAGCGCGGGTAGACGTCCCGCGTCCGGTAGGCGAGGATGCCGACGGTGGCCGCGAGCGAGGTGTGTAGCGACGGGAAGACGTTCGTGTTGCGGTTGACCTGGCGGGTGAGGTGCTGGTACTTCGGGTACGTGTCGTACATGAGCGCCTCGACGAGTTCGGGCATTACGTTGCGCGGTCCGTAGGCGATGACGAAGACGTACAGCACCAGCCCGAGCGTGTAGTTGAGCGTGTACGCCGTCAGCAGCTCTCGCAGCGGTCGGGTGTTCGACAGCGCGAAGTAGGCGACGACGGGGAAGACGAGCAGGAAGACGTAGCCGTAGATGTAGATGAAGGAGAAGTACGCCGTCACCGCTGGCGTCGCCTGGGACTGGAGCCAGAGGATGAACTGACCTTCGATCTCGTAAATCGGCCCCGTGAGGTTCCAGCCGATCATCCACGAGAAATCGGGGACGAAGTGTCTGGCTGCGCTGTTGCCGAGCAACACGGTCGCGAGAAGCAGGGTGATCGGCGCGGCCGCGCGCAGTCGGTCTTTCCACTCGAAGCGGGTCTCCCGAAGCCGGTAGCGACCGACGAAGAGGACGATTCCGGCGAGCGTCATGAGGGTGATGACGACGACCAACTGAACAAGTACCTGGGCCAGCATTCAGCGTCTCACCCGGAGGGTTCCGTCGCCGTACCGGAAGCCAGCGTCCTCGAACGCCTCCCTGGCGGCGCCGACGTCCAGGTCACCGTCGGATCCGAGAAACGGCGTGACCGGATCCTCGCCGTTCCAAGCGAGGTCGTCGGGCGTCCACTCGTCGGTCACGGGGGTCGCGGTCGGATCGGCGTAGCCGTGGAACACGTCCTCGACCAGCCAGGCCTTGTCGATCAGGCCGGCGACGGCCCGGCGGAACCGCGGATTGCCGAACGGTGCCCGTCGCGCGTTGAACCCGACGTGGTAGAACGTCCACGAGGCTGACTCGAGCACCGCCACGTCGTCCTCCGCCTCGATATCGTCGAGGACGTACGTCTCGAGGGTCGAACTCGTGACGTCCGCGTCGTCCGTGGAGACGAGCTGAATCGCCGACGTGCTCCGCGGATCGATCTGGATCCGGAGCTCCTCGACGGTCGGCGCCGGGAGGTCGACGTCGTCCCGGAGCGTGAAGTGATCCT
This DNA window, taken from Natronococcus sp. CG52, encodes the following:
- a CDS encoding BsuPI-related putative proteinase inhibitor; this encodes MALEGTLEATVSSGTPGSDAVTFAFTVTNTGSEPVELQFSDACKAEFVVEDEGREVWRYTDGRMFAQMISSERIAPGEEATYEAEWEDPRSGEYTAVAELHAQEAICEARTDVSVP
- a CDS encoding phosphatase PAP2 family protein, encoding MLAQVLVQLVVVITLMTLAGIVLFVGRYRLRETRFEWKDRLRAAAPITLLLATVLLGNSAARHFVPDFSWMIGWNLTGPIYEIEGQFILWLQSQATPAVTAYFSFIYIYGYVFLLVFPVVAYFALSNTRPLRELLTAYTLNYTLGLVLYVFVIAYGPRNVMPELVEALMYDTYPKYQHLTRQVNRNTNVFPSLHTSLAATVGILAYRTRDVYPRWYPVAGLLAISVAISTMYLGIHWAIDVLAGIVLAYVCVELSRVLVGRWSLSERVNLERWVPSIRRQ
- a CDS encoding class I SAM-dependent methyltransferase, whose amino-acid sequence is MDRFRNTRQPDWDWWGKLWPTPGATLRRLGVDRGRTLAEVGSGNGYFALPAARITEPGPVYAVDLDESLLAELEELAAQQEIENVRTVRGDARELDRILPEPVDTVLLANAFHGIDDRETVLEAASASLRPGGTFVVVNWRDRPRAETTVDGEPRGPPTDLRVGVDETRESVLERTDLAFERAVDLLPHHYGLVFAR
- a CDS encoding DUF2797 domain-containing protein; its protein translation is MQLVGYEPSGRGSALLLSGGDAVERRALESGDTLSYSLGSRHCAGVIDDGKHVSCDRPAAPYCEYHTSTWVCARCTGTCLKDEMDCYEEHAVYISAFAPDTFKVGVTKHRRLETRLREQGADRAAHVHTVSNGRIARELESEIAEWLVDRVRTGSKVASLSSTVDEPAWERVLERFDVVERFDLEYGLELDARPVRETIASGTVVGVKGRLLVLETGGTTYAVDMRDLVGYDLEEGRTDRSLQSSLGSFG